The bacterium genome has a window encoding:
- a CDS encoding ABC transporter ATP-binding protein: MTETTSGSAPSPAVDVRDVEKSFPRKRTMREIARRPFVRRERSRALRGVSLAVARGEFVGLLGPNGAGKTTLLKVLCGLVFPDRGTARVLGVPVESAKVHAVVGLAHGEERSFYWRLSGRENLQFFARLYGLSGAPLRERVEELLTRVNLAADGDRRFSDYSSGMRQRLAIARALLADPPLLLMDEPTRSLDPLSAAELREWIAEELHGRQGKTIVLATHNLREAETLCRRVVVLDKGLVRADGAPDELRRRGLGGIVYRLRLSGCAAPPPLDGAEVLGAERGADGALALTVRLAGAEGLDPLLGAIRDGGGRVLACSAEEPDLEQAFRRLVEEGR; this comes from the coding sequence GTGACCGAGACGACGAGCGGCTCCGCCCCAAGCCCTGCCGTGGACGTGCGGGACGTCGAGAAGAGTTTCCCCCGCAAGCGGACGATGCGCGAGATCGCGCGCCGGCCGTTCGTCCGCCGCGAGCGTTCGCGGGCGCTCCGCGGCGTCTCGCTGGCGGTCGCGCGGGGCGAGTTCGTCGGCCTTCTCGGGCCGAACGGCGCGGGCAAGACGACGCTCCTCAAGGTGCTCTGCGGGCTCGTCTTCCCCGACCGCGGGACGGCGCGCGTCCTCGGCGTCCCGGTGGAGAGCGCGAAGGTCCACGCCGTCGTCGGCCTCGCCCACGGCGAGGAGCGCTCGTTCTACTGGCGCCTCTCCGGGCGCGAGAACCTGCAGTTCTTCGCCCGGCTCTACGGCCTCTCCGGCGCGCCGCTGCGCGAGCGCGTCGAGGAGCTGCTGACGCGGGTCAACCTCGCCGCTGACGGCGACCGCCGCTTCTCCGACTACTCCTCCGGGATGCGCCAGCGGCTGGCGATCGCCCGCGCGCTGCTCGCCGACCCGCCGCTGCTGCTGATGGACGAGCCGACCCGCAGCCTCGACCCGCTCTCCGCGGCGGAGCTGCGGGAGTGGATCGCCGAGGAACTGCACGGGCGGCAGGGGAAGACGATCGTCCTCGCCACGCACAACCTGCGCGAGGCGGAGACGCTCTGCCGGCGGGTCGTCGTGCTCGACAAGGGGCTCGTCCGGGCGGACGGGGCGCCGGACGAGCTGCGCCGGCGCGGCCTCGGCGGGATCGTCTACCGGCTGCGCCTTTCTGGCTGCGCCGCGCCGCCGCCGCTCGACGGCGCGGAGGTGCTCGGCGCGGAGCGCGGCGCGGACGGCGCGCTCGCGCTGACCGTGCGGCTCGCCGGGGCGGAGGGGCTCGACCCGCTGCTCGGCGCGATCCGCGACGGCGGCGGGCGGGTCCTCGCCTGCTCCGCGGA
- the kdsA gene encoding 3-deoxy-8-phosphooctulonate synthase, which yields MPEVSPVRVAGDVVFGGPGPLAVIAGTCVLESRASALRHARALADIARALGLPLVFKASYDKANRTSASSFRGPGLEEGLAVLAEVRAETGLPVLSDVHEAAQCAAAGAALDVLQIPAFLCRQTDLLLAAAATDKVVNVKKGQFLSPWDARNIVEKLRGVGARGIMLTERGASFGYNNLVFDPRSIPVMRGFDVPVVFDATHSVQRPGGAGTVSGGDPEFIPTLARAAVAAGADAVFFEVHENPAEALSDGANALRLDLFPALLAELKALHALVREAR from the coding sequence ATTCCCGAGGTTTCCCCGGTCCGGGTCGCCGGAGACGTCGTCTTCGGCGGCCCGGGGCCGCTGGCCGTGATCGCCGGCACCTGCGTCCTCGAGTCGCGGGCGTCGGCGCTGCGGCACGCCCGCGCGCTCGCCGACATCGCGCGCGCGCTCGGGCTGCCGCTGGTCTTCAAGGCGTCGTACGACAAGGCCAACCGCACGTCGGCCTCGTCGTTCCGCGGCCCGGGGCTCGAGGAGGGTCTCGCGGTCCTCGCCGAGGTCCGGGCGGAGACCGGCCTGCCGGTCCTCTCCGACGTCCACGAGGCGGCGCAGTGCGCCGCCGCGGGCGCGGCGCTCGACGTGCTGCAGATCCCGGCGTTCCTCTGCCGGCAGACCGACCTGCTCCTCGCGGCCGCGGCGACCGACAAGGTCGTCAACGTCAAGAAGGGGCAGTTCCTCTCGCCGTGGGACGCGCGGAACATCGTCGAGAAGCTGCGCGGCGTCGGCGCGCGCGGGATCATGCTCACCGAGCGCGGGGCGTCGTTCGGCTACAACAACCTCGTGTTCGACCCGCGTTCGATTCCGGTGATGCGCGGCTTCGACGTGCCGGTCGTCTTCGACGCCACGCACTCCGTGCAGCGCCCCGGCGGCGCGGGAACGGTCTCGGGCGGCGACCCGGAGTTCATTCCGACGCTGGCCCGCGCCGCGGTCGCCGCGGGGGCGGACGCGGTCTTCTTCGAGGTCCACGAGAATCCGGCCGAAGCGCTCTCCGACGGGGCGAACGCC
- a CDS encoding CTP synthase, translating into MSSQEETRYIFITGGVTSSLGKGLAAASIGRLLESRNFDVTIQKLDPYINVDPGTMNPFQHGEVFVTEDGAETDLDLGHYERFTSITTGRSNNYTTGRIYNQVIERERRGDYLGGTVQVIPHITDEIKRAIRELSPGHEIQIVEIGGTVGDIESLPFLEAIRQFRQEVGPHRALFVHLTLVPWLSAAHELKTKPTQHSVRELLSIGIQPDILLCRGDRPLPAEIKRKIALFCNVSVDQVVSAPDAESIYKVPLSYAQEGIDEIISKLLDLPYRRRDISRWEKLVHTIENPKGHVTIGMVGKYVSYEDSYKSLNEALRHGGVANNVKVDLEFIEAEKMERGDIDEEIQKLDAVLVPGGFGERGVEGMIRAVERARELKIPFFGICLGLQCAVVETARNVAGLKGAHSSEFAPDAPHKVIDFLPEQRALTTKGGNMRLGGYACRIAPGTKAHKLYGKTDVVERHRHRYEVNNEYLDRLREAGLVISGTNPETGLVEIIERNDHPFFMACQFHPEFKSRPLEPGPLFVGLVAAAWRRRQERGA; encoded by the coding sequence ATGAGCAGCCAAGAAGAGACGCGCTACATCTTCATCACCGGCGGCGTGACGTCGTCGCTCGGCAAGGGGCTGGCCGCCGCGTCGATCGGGCGCCTGCTGGAGTCGCGCAACTTCGACGTGACGATCCAGAAGCTCGACCCGTACATCAACGTCGATCCCGGCACGATGAACCCCTTCCAGCACGGCGAGGTCTTCGTCACGGAGGACGGCGCGGAGACCGACCTCGACCTCGGGCACTACGAGCGGTTCACCTCGATCACCACCGGGCGGTCGAACAACTACACGACCGGCCGGATCTACAACCAGGTGATCGAGCGGGAGCGGCGCGGCGACTACCTCGGCGGCACGGTGCAGGTGATCCCGCACATCACCGACGAGATCAAGCGGGCGATCCGCGAGCTGAGCCCGGGGCACGAGATCCAGATCGTCGAGATCGGCGGCACCGTCGGCGACATCGAGTCGCTGCCGTTCCTCGAGGCGATCCGCCAGTTCCGGCAGGAAGTCGGGCCGCACCGCGCCCTCTTCGTCCACCTCACGCTCGTCCCGTGGCTCTCCGCGGCCCACGAGCTGAAGACGAAGCCGACGCAGCACTCGGTGCGCGAGCTGCTCTCGATCGGGATCCAGCCGGACATCCTGCTCTGCCGCGGCGACCGCCCGCTGCCGGCCGAGATCAAGCGCAAGATCGCCCTCTTCTGCAACGTCAGCGTGGACCAGGTCGTCTCCGCGCCGGACGCCGAGAGCATCTACAAGGTGCCGCTCTCCTACGCGCAGGAAGGGATCGACGAGATCATCTCCAAGCTGCTCGACCTCCCCTACCGGCGGCGCGACATCAGCCGCTGGGAGAAGCTGGTCCACACGATCGAGAACCCGAAGGGGCACGTCACGATCGGGATGGTCGGCAAGTACGTCTCGTACGAGGACTCCTACAAGTCGCTCAACGAGGCGCTGCGCCACGGCGGCGTGGCCAACAACGTCAAGGTGGACCTCGAGTTCATCGAGGCCGAGAAGATGGAGCGCGGCGACATCGACGAGGAGATCCAGAAGCTCGACGCAGTGCTCGTCCCGGGCGGCTTCGGCGAGCGGGGCGTCGAGGGGATGATCCGCGCGGTCGAGCGGGCCCGCGAGCTGAAGATCCCGTTCTTCGGCATCTGCCTCGGGCTGCAGTGCGCGGTCGTCGAGACGGCGCGCAACGTCGCCGGCCTCAAGGGCGCCCACTCCTCCGAGTTCGCCCCCGACGCGCCGCACAAGGTGATCGACTTCCTCCCCGAGCAGCGGGCGCTGACCACCAAGGGCGGCAACATGCGGCTCGGCGGCTACGCCTGCCGGATCGCGCCGGGCACCAAGGCCCACAAGCTCTACGGCAAGACCGACGTCGTCGAGCGCCACCGCCACCGCTACGAGGTCAACAACGAGTACCTCGACCGGCTGCGCGAGGCGGGGCTCGTCATTTCGGGGACCAACCCCGAGACCGGCCTCGTCGAGATCATCGAGCGCAACGACCACCCGTTCTTCATGGCCTGCCAGTTCCACCCCGAGTTCAAGAGCCGTCCGCTGGAGCCGGGACCGCTCTTCGTCGGCCTCGTCGCCGCCGCGTGGCGCCGCCGCCAGGAGCGCGGGGCTTGA
- the kdsB gene encoding 3-deoxy-manno-octulosonate cytidylyltransferase, whose product MLPHAIVVIPARWASKRFPGKVLAPLGGRPLVLHACDLAARGRLVDEVVVATDDPRVIDVVRAAGYKAEETRPDHPSGTDRVAEVVRRRDAAIVVGLQADEPFLAPDDVDALIEALDDPAGDVSLATLTAPLAGRAMWLDPNACKVVVDAKGRALYFSRSPIPYARPAGAAQLPCPPDGEPPACARLHVGVYGWRREALFAFSALPPSPLERAEGLEQLRALEAGWRIAALPARGRPFGVDTPEDLARAERRLSIPREDQ is encoded by the coding sequence GTGTTGCCGCACGCGATCGTCGTCATACCCGCCCGCTGGGCGTCCAAGCGGTTTCCCGGCAAAGTGCTGGCTCCGCTGGGCGGCCGTCCCCTCGTCCTCCACGCCTGCGACCTCGCCGCCCGTGGCCGGCTCGTCGACGAAGTCGTCGTCGCGACCGACGACCCGCGGGTGATCGACGTCGTGCGCGCCGCCGGCTACAAGGCGGAGGAGACGCGCCCCGACCACCCCAGCGGCACCGACCGCGTGGCGGAGGTCGTGCGGCGCCGGGACGCCGCGATCGTCGTCGGCCTCCAGGCCGACGAGCCGTTTCTGGCCCCCGACGACGTAGACGCCCTGATCGAGGCGCTGGACGACCCCGCCGGCGACGTCTCGCTGGCCACGCTGACCGCGCCGCTCGCCGGCCGCGCGATGTGGCTCGACCCGAACGCCTGCAAGGTCGTCGTGGACGCCAAGGGGCGCGCGCTCTACTTCTCGCGCTCCCCGATCCCCTACGCCCGCCCCGCCGGGGCCGCTCAGCTCCCCTGTCCGCCGGACGGGGAGCCGCCGGCCTGCGCGCGGCTGCACGTCGGCGTCTACGGCTGGCGCCGCGAGGCGCTCTTCGCCTTTTCCGCCCTCCCCCCTTCGCCCCTCGAACGGGCCGAAGGGCTCGAACAGTTGCGGGCGCTCGAGGCCGGCTGGCGGATCGCCGCCCTGCCGGCGCGGGGTCGCCCGTTCGGAGTGGACACACCAGAGGACCTGGCGCGCGCCGAGCGCCGCCTTTCTATTCCGCGAGAGGACCAATGA